The Arachis hypogaea cultivar Tifrunner chromosome 16, arahy.Tifrunner.gnm2.J5K5, whole genome shotgun sequence genome contains a region encoding:
- the LOC140180302 gene encoding uncharacterized protein produces MEFWFMGQGYEDHLSKSVDDVRAADKITWKKIDAQLCNLIWHTIDLPKLTMFRTYKTCKKVWDRAKALYTNNIARLYHVAKKLCSLQLQGTDMESYVEAVEAVKEEFSTLLPYVSNANDHHTQQESCFWYLRYLGCLLNLNLFGNKYWAPHPFLPLRTYLHDSAIRPLSRDPYFRPNCIGIPIFFSSVLSSAHSRRPWGRGNRIRLSCTYCHRIGHTQDKCYALHGHPTKVANVVQTNEPSDVHSAAQPQGIFVSGHDYDEFLKYQASKQASTPVALVAHSGNSVACISHSSFLGPWVLDSGASDHISGTSSVLSKLEHPAFLPSITLADGSKIGAKGISQATPLPTLPLKYVLYMPNCPFNLISISELTRSLNCSVAFFADSVIVQDRGTGQTIGTGCKHVRSSFSSHVNTRAASPFSVIYSDMSPFLRIPLFFSTPDITSPSITKVLPVPYLDGPPIPTKPLQVYHRRPRPAVQDNSSPEPVVEPSLDPSSGVSSSPPISLRQGTRSTRNPNPIYNFLSYHRLSSSHYTFTSSLSSVSIPKTTAEALSHRGWRQTMIEEMSALHSTGTWDLVPLPPGKSTVGCRWIYTIKVGSDGTIDRLKARLVAKGYTQIFGLDYGDTFSPVAKMTSVRLFLSMAAIHHWPLHQLDIKNTFLHGDLEEEVYMEQPPGFVAQGECSGLVYHLRRSLYRLKQSPRAWFSRFSVVISKFGMIQSEADHSIFSRHSFSTTSAYLVVYVDDIVITADDHEGITQLKQHLFDHFQTKDMEKLKYFLGIEVAQSNAGICISQRKYALDILEETEILDSRPIDTLMDPNTKLSPDQGEPLADPVIGTQLLESLDISKVLQKKKSKKQNVVVRSSAEAEYRAMALATCELIWLKQLIKELKFCEPSKIELVCDNQTALHIASNPVFHERTKHIEIDCHFIRERLQSGEIVTAFVNSNDQLADIFTKVLRGPRIQYICNKLGAYDLYAPA; encoded by the exons ATGGAATTTTGGTTCATGGGCCAAGGCTATGAAGACCACCTTAGTAAATCTGTTGATGATGTTCGCGCCGCTGACAAAATCACTTGGAAGAAGATTGATGCCCAGCTATGTAACCTTATATGGCATACCATTGATCTACCAAAGCTGACTATGTTTCGAACTTACAAAACTTGTAAAAAGGTGTGGGACCGTGCTAAAGCTTTATACACTAATAACATTGCAAGACTTTACCATGTTGCTAAGAAGCTGTGTAGTTTACAGCTTCAAGGAACTGATATGGAATCTTATGTTGAGGCTGTGGAAGCTGTCAAGGAAGAGTTTTCGACTCTCCTTCCCTATGTGTCTAATGCTAATGACCATCATACTCAACAGGAAAGCTGTTTTTGGTACTTACGTTACTTGGGTTGCCTGCTGAACTTGAATCTCTTTGGCAACAAATATTGGGCACCTCACCCGTTCCTTCCCTTGAGGACGTATTTGCACGACTCTGCAATCCGGCCCCTCTCTCGAGACCCATACTTTCGACCAAACTGCATTGGCATCCCAATCTTCTTCTCAAGTGTCCTTTCAAGTGCCCACTCGCGGCGGCCGTGGGGTCGTGGTAATCGTATTCGTCTTAGTTGTACCTATTGCCATAGGATTGGTCATACTCAGGATAAATGTTATGCTCTCCATGGTCATCCTACCAAGGTAGCTAATGTTGTCCAAACTAATGAGCCATCTGACGTTCACTCCGCCGCACAACCACAAGGGATATTTGTCTCTGGCCATGATTATGATGAGTTTCTCAAGTACCAAGCTTCAAAGCAGGCATCTACTCCCGTTGCTTTGGTGGCCCACTCTGGTAATtctgttgcttgtatctctcattCCTCTTTCCTTGGACCATGGGTCCTTGACTCAGGTGCTTCTGATCACATTTCTGGTACTTCTTCTGtcctctctaaacttgaacaccCTGCATTTCTTCCTTCTATCACTTTGGCTGATGGTTCTAAAATTGGTGCTAAGGGAATAAGTCAAGCTACTCCTCTTCCTACATTACCTTTGAAATATGTTCTTTACATGCCCAATTGTCCTTTCAATTTGATTTCTATTAGCGAACTTACTCGTTCTCTTAATTGTTCTGTTGCCTTTTTTGCTGACTCCGTCATTGTGCAGGATCGAGGGACGGGACAGACGATTGGTACAGGAT GTAAACATGTTCGTAGTTCTTTTTCAAGTCATGTTAATACACGAGCTGCGTCTCCCTTTTCTGTTATTTATTCTGAT ATGTCACCTTTCTTGAGAATACCCCTTTTTTTCTCTACACCCGACATCACTTCACCTTCCATTACAAAGGTGCTTCCTGTTCCTTACTTAGATGGGCCTCCTATTCCTACAAAGCCTCTCCAGGTTTATCATCGCCGCCCACGGCCTGCGGTCCAAGATAACTCATCTCCTGAACCCGTGGTTGAACCGTCCTTAGATCCTTCTTCGGGAGTTAGCAGTAGTCCTCCTATTTCTCTCAGACAAGGTACTCGTTCCACCCGTAATCCTAatcctatttataattttcttagtTACCATCGTTTATCATCTTCGCACTATACTTTTACCTCCTCTTTGTCTTCTGTTTCTATACCCAAAACAACAGCAGAAGCTCTTTCACATCGAGGGTGGCGCCAGACTATGATTGAGGAGATGTCTGCCTTACATTCTACTGGTACTTGGGATCTTGTTCCATTACCACCGGGCAAATCTACTGTGGGTTGTCGTTGGATCTATACTATTAAGGTCGGCTCAGACGGAACCATTGATCGATTAAAAGCCCGCCTTGTGGCTAAGGGCTACACTCAAATCTTTGGTTTGGACTATGGTGATACCTTCTCTCCTGTTGCGAAGATGACCTCTGttcgtctttttctttctatGGCTGCCATTCACCATTGGCCTCTTCATCAACTTGATATTAAAAATACTTTCTTACATGGTGATCTCGAGGAGGAAGTATACATGGAGCAACCTCCTGGGTTTGTTGCTCAGGGGGAATGTTCCGGCTTAGTATATCATTTACGCCGATCTTTATATCGCTTGAAACAATCCCCTCGAGCTTGGTTTAGTCGCTTTAGTGTTGTTATTTCTAAATTTGGCATGATTCAGAGTGAAGCAGATCATTCAATTTTCTCCCGTCATTCTTTCTCCACGACCTCCGCATATCTGgttgtttatgtggatgatattgtcaTTACTGCAGATGATCATGAGGGAATCACTCAGTTAAAACAACACTTGTTTGATCACTTTCAGACTAAGGATATGGAAAAGTTAAAATATTTCCTAGGAATTGAAGTGGCACAATCTAATGCTGGGATCTGTATCTCACAGAGAAAATATGCTCTGGATATTCTTGAAGAAACTGAAATATTGGATTCTAGACCTATAGATACACTAATGgatcccaacacaaaacttagtCCAGATCAAGGAGAACCTCTTGCAGATCCTG TCATTGGGACACAGCTGTTAGAGTCCTTAGATATATCAAAGGTGCTCCAGAAAAAG AAGAGTAAGAAGCAAAATGTTGTAGTAAGATCTAGTGCGGAAGCTGAATATAGAGCTATGGCACTTGCCACATGTGAACTTATATGGTTGAAGCAATTAATTAAGGAACTTAAGTTTTGTGAGCCGAGTAAAATAGAATTGGTGTGCGATAATCAAACTGCCTTACATATTGCTTCCAA